Proteins from a single region of Pseudomonas fulva:
- the aroQ gene encoding type II 3-dehydroquinate dehydratase produces the protein MSTLLVLHGPNLNLLGTREPGTYGATTLEQINLDLERRAREAGHHLLHLQSNAEYELIERIHAARGEGVDFIIINPAAFTHTSVALRDALLAVSIPFIEVHLSNVHKREPFRHHSYFSDVAVGVICGLGATGYRLALEASLEQLASKNT, from the coding sequence ATGTCGACCCTGCTGGTTTTGCACGGCCCCAATTTGAACCTGCTCGGCACCCGAGAGCCCGGCACCTATGGCGCCACCACCCTGGAGCAGATCAACCTCGACCTGGAACGGCGCGCCCGCGAAGCCGGCCACCATCTGCTGCACCTGCAGAGCAACGCCGAGTACGAGCTGATCGAGCGCATCCACGCCGCCCGCGGCGAAGGCGTCGACTTCATCATCATCAACCCGGCGGCCTTCACCCACACCAGCGTCGCATTACGTGACGCATTGCTGGCAGTGAGCATCCCATTCATCGAAGTGCACCTGTCCAACGTGCACAAGCGTGAGCCTTTCCGGCACCACTCCTACTTCTCCGACGTGGCGGTAGGGGTGATCTGCGGGCTCGGCGCCACCGGCTACCGCCTGGCGCTCGAAGCGTCGCTGGAGCAACTGGCGAGCAAAAACACCTGA
- the accB gene encoding acetyl-CoA carboxylase biotin carboxyl carrier protein, which translates to MDIRKVKKLIELLEESGIDELEIKEGEESVRISRHGKQPAYAQPTYAPAPAPVAAAAAPVAAAADAAPAAAKLNGTVVRSPMVGTFYRAASPTSANFVEVGSTVKKGDILCIVEAMKMMNHIEAETSGTIESILGENGQPVEYDQPLFTIV; encoded by the coding sequence ATGGATATTCGCAAAGTCAAAAAACTGATCGAGCTGCTGGAAGAGTCCGGCATCGACGAGCTGGAAATCAAAGAGGGCGAAGAGTCCGTACGCATCAGCCGTCATGGCAAGCAACCGGCTTACGCCCAACCGACCTACGCCCCAGCGCCTGCTCCGGTCGCAGCAGCAGCCGCTCCGGTTGCGGCTGCCGCTGACGCTGCCCCGGCCGCTGCCAAACTGAACGGCACCGTGGTGCGCTCGCCAATGGTCGGTACCTTCTACCGCGCCGCTTCGCCGACCTCGGCCAACTTCGTTGAAGTCGGTTCGACCGTGAAGAAGGGCGACATCCTCTGCATCGTCGAAGCGATGAAGATGATGAACCACATCGAGGCCGAAACCAGCGGCACGATCGAATCCATCCTGGGCGAGAACGGCCAGCCGGTGGAATACGATCAACCGCTGTTCACCATCGTCTGA